One window of Fusarium keratoplasticum isolate Fu6.1 chromosome 2, whole genome shotgun sequence genomic DNA carries:
- a CDS encoding DASH complex subunit SPC19, with amino-acid sequence MAAANLATYSDCVSSLRTSLKFLESSVETLDNGVSDFPRLVNVLKTVRHYELIPQPTLAAAEASLRDDIGPYIALLLARADSQIERQERRIETLKARAELQQGRLARPDDDFDAKPKRGAGSGSRKLTAEERLRARAVRQRKEALRYGVERLELEVLQKERELRKRLEG; translated from the exons ATGGCTGCCGCCAACCTCGCGACGTACTCAGACTGCGTCTCCTCCCTCCGCACATCTCTCAAGTTCCTCGAATCCTCAGTCGAAACCCTTGACAATGGCGTCTCTGACTTTCCCCGCCTTGTCAACGTCCTGAAGACAGTCCGC CACTACGAACTCATCCCCCAACCAACCCTCGCCGCCGCAGAAGCCTCCCTCCGCGATGACATAGGTCCATAtatcgccctcctcctcgcccgcgCCGACTCGCAGATCGAGCGTCAAGAGCGCCGCATCGAGACTCTCAAGGCCCGCGCCGAGCTACAGCAGGGCCGCCTCGCCCGGCccgacgacgactttgacgcAAAGCCCAAGAGGGGGGCTGGCTCCGGCAGCCGCAAGCTTACCGCCGAAGAGAGGCTCCGCGCCCGGGCCGTTCGGCAGAGGAAGGAGGCGCTGAGATACGGCGTTGAGAGGCTTGAGCTCGAAGTCCTgcagaaggagagggagctgAGGAAGCGGCTTGAGGGGTGA
- a CDS encoding High osmolarity signaling protein SHO1: MPSYSVTSPSLQKMDHSRMYGGRKGIQMSNILGDPFALATLSIAMLAWCITFVACIIGRIQQTNDSPFPTFAWWGCIYSLCLIVGVFVVIGSDSVHTYHVAVTGYLAAGIVLVSSGVNLLLYSDSGAREAASAGFILLAMVIVIWTFYFGSNPSSTPRAFLDSFALAKESTTIHRSTMNGYGGGGRPETSNSVQPPQMYTSAQLNGFENPSPVGGVSQVGGRGSAVPQSFTNSVMQPKATNSPGADAEVVPPTEYPYRAKAIYSYEANPDDANEISFSKHEILEVSDVSGRWWQARKENGETGIAPSNYLILL, from the exons ATGCCATCGTACTCGGTCACCTCGCCGTCGCTTCAGAAAATGGACCACTCAAGAATGTACGGCGGACGCAAGGGCATCCAGATGAGCAACATCCTCGGCGACCCCTTCGCCCTGGCCACGTTGTCCATTGCCATG CTTGCCTGGTGCATCACTTTTGTTGCCTGCATTATCGGACGGATACAACAAACTAACGACTCGCCTTTCCCGACATTCGCCTGGTGGGGATGCATCTACAGTCTGTGCCTGATCGTCGGAGTATTTGTCGTTATTGGAAGCGACTCTGTCCATACCTACCATGTCGCCGTCACCGGTTATCTCGCTGCGGGAATCGTCCTGGTCTCTTCGGGCGTGAACCTGCTGCTGTACTCTGATAGCGGTGCGCGCGAGGCTGCCTCGGCCGGCTTCATCCTGCTGGCCATGGTTATC GTTATCTGGACCTTTTACTTCGGATCCAACCCCTCGTCAACCCCCCGAGCCTTCCTCGACTCGTtcgccctcgccaaggagTCAACCACAATTCACCGATCCACGATGAACGGCTACGGTGGTGGCGGCCGCCCTGAGACGTCCAACTCTGTCCAGCCTCCCCAGATGTACACCTCTGCCCAGCTCAACGGCTTCGAGAACCCCTCTCCCGTCGGTGGCGTCTCCCAAGTTGGAGGCCGCGGCTCCGCAGTCCCTCAGAGCTTCACCAACTCGGTCATGCAACCCAAGGCGACAAACTCACCCGGCGCCGACGCCGAGGTTGTACCACCCACCGAATACCCCTACCGGGCAAAGGCCATCTACAGCTACGAGGCCAACCCCGACGACGCCAACGAgatctccttctccaagcaCGAAATCCTCGAAGTCTCAGACGTCAGTGGACGGTGGTGGCAAGCGCGCAAGGAGAATGGCGAGACGGGTATTGCACCCAGCAACTACCTCATCCTGTTATGA
- a CDS encoding Aa-trans domain-containing protein → MTNYSTISDGNASTTRSAGDMSRPRRRGHKDGGHGGQATTISSVVNLLNTIVGAGTLAMPSVMSHMGIMLGVFLIIWSGITAAFGLYLQSRCARYLERGTASFFALSQITYPNAAVIFDAAIAIKCFGVGVSYMIIIGDLMPGVVLGFLSNANSAPYLVDRNFWITAFMLIIIPLSFLRRLDSLKYTSIIALVSIGYLIILVIYHFAVDKHADPGSIRVIQWGGAIETLSTLPVVVFAYTCHQNMFSILNELKDNTPSSVIGVVGSSIGSAASIYIVVAITGYITFGNAVVGNIVSMYPTGAASTIGKAAIVVLVTFSVPLQVHPCRASLDAVLKWRPNRHSSGNRRTSTPLLPTAPANDHGAGSTMSDLRFAVITTFLLTFAYMTALSVTSLDRVLAFVGSTGSTSISFILPGLFYYKISDPDSTYHQRLVKEDDDMGEDSSTSDVEDSAALAQSTTSVRSGVSMASNVSTRSNRNSWRWRRKWRWDLEHIEHHHLRRLSLALALYGAVVMAVCLGINIFSAATAN, encoded by the exons ATGACAAATTACTCGACTATATCTGATGGAAACGCTTCTACAACCAGAAGTGCCGGCGATATGTCTAG ACCACGACGTCGCGGCCACAAGGATGGCGGCCATGGAGGCCAAGCCACCACGATCAGCAGTGTCGTGAACCTGCTCAATACCA TCGTTGGAGCTGGCACCCTTGCCATGCCCTCTGTCATGTCCCACATGGGCATCATGCTCGGCGTCTTTCTTATTATCTGGTCCGGCATAACGGCCGCGTTCGGCCTCTACCTCCAGTCACGATGCGCCCGATATCTCGAGCGGGGAACCGCGTCCTTCTTCGCGCTGTCGCAAATCACCTACCCCAACGCCGCCGTCATATTCGATGCCGCGATCGCGATCAAGTGCTTTGGAGTTGGCGTGTCGTACATGATCATCATTGGAGATTTGATGCCTGGCGTGGTGCTGGGCTTCCTTAGCAATGCCAACAGCGCTCCTTATCTGGTTGATCGAAACTTTTGGATCACCGCCTTTATGCTCATTATCATCCCGCTTAGTTTCCTGCGGCGGCTGGACTCTCTAAAGTACACCAGCATTATTGCGCTGGTCTCTATCGGGTATCTCATCATCCTGGTAATTTACCACTTTGCGGTAGATAAGCATGCCGACCCAGGGAGCATCCGCGTGATTCAATGGGGCGGAGCCATCGAGACGCTGAGCACTCTCCCCGTTGTTGTCTTTGCGTACACTTGCCACCAGAAT ATGTTCTCTAttctcaacgagctcaaggacaacaCCCCCTCCAGCGTTATTGGAGTCGTCGGCTCGAGCATTGGCTCTGCCGCCTCCATCTATATTGTTGTGGCCATTACTGGCTACATCACTTTCGGCAACGCCGTGGTTGGCAATATTGTCTCTATGT ATCCTACCGGAGCTGCTTCGACGATCGGAAAGGCGGCTATTGTTGTTCTCGTCACCTTCTCGGTCCCGTTGCAAGTCCATCCCTGTCGAGCTTCACTCGATGCCGTCTTGAAGTGGCGACCCAACCGTCACTCTTCGGGCAACAGACGGACCTCGACCCCTCTGCTCCCTACAGCTCCTGCAAATGATCATGGAGCTGGCTCCACCATGTCCGACCTTCGTTTTGCGGTCATTACAACATTTCTTCTAACGTTTGCATACATGACTGCTCTATCAGTCACCAGCTTAGACCGTGTGCTCGCCTTCGTTGGCAGCACTGGATCGACATCGATTAGTTTCATTCTTCCTGGTCTTTTCTACTATAAAATCAGCGACCCTGATAGTACATATCACCAGCGTTTGGTTaaggaggacgacgacatgggaGAAGACTCCAGTACATCAGACGTGGAAGACTCTGCCGCCCTGGCTCAGAGCACAACCAGCGTTCGCAGCGGTGTTAGCATGGCGAGCAACGTCAGCACCCGCAGCAACCGAAACTCATGGCGATGGCGCAGAAAGTGGCGATGGGATCTCGAACACATcgagcaccaccacctccgcAGGCTTTcgctcgccctcgccctctaCGGAGCGGTCGTCATGGCCGTATGCTTGGGCATCAACATCTTCTCTGCAGCCACTGCTAACTAG